From Longimicrobiaceae bacterium, the proteins below share one genomic window:
- a CDS encoding transcriptional regulator — translation MPTGLTSVAGNPEAGAPDFDRLIHERVRLGIVSALAVNESLAFNELKDMLRTTDGNLSVHARKLEEAGYLHCTKSFEGRVPRTEFRLTRDGRRALEQYLDHMEALIQSVRDR, via the coding sequence ATGCCGACGGGACTCACCAGCGTGGCGGGCAACCCCGAGGCGGGTGCGCCCGACTTCGACCGGCTCATCCACGAACGCGTGCGGCTGGGGATCGTGAGCGCGCTGGCGGTGAACGAGTCGCTGGCGTTCAACGAGCTCAAGGACATGCTGCGCACCACCGACGGCAACCTCAGCGTGCACGCGCGCAAGCTGGAGGAAGCGGGCTACCTGCACTGCACCAAGAGCTTCGAGGGCCGCGTGCCGCGCACCGAGTTCCGCCTGACCCGCGACGGGCGACGCGCGCTGGAGCAGTACCTGGACCACATGGAGGCGCTCATCCAGTCGGTGCGCGACCGCTGA
- the uppS gene encoding polyprenyl diphosphate synthase, whose product MQRAFQKAGFPGIHAAVIMDGNGRWATARGRPRAMGHRAGAAAVRRVVEAAPELGIGTLTLYAFSADNWGRPPREVSALMRLFRAYLAAETQRCLESGVRMSVIGRRDRLPGVLVRSIAAAEEDTAVGTRLHLRLALDYSARDAIVRAASLALASASTSRGASAGYLASPASADPVRSIESGGSRWMGGRSSTGNVGEIGTGDADAVARAEFARRLGAAMHAGEPAPDVDLLIRTGGEQRLSDFLLWECAYAELLFSPRMWPDFDADALAEAVAEFRGRERRFGRVPTAAAG is encoded by the coding sequence ATGCAAAGAGCTTTTCAGAAAGCGGGCTTCCCCGGCATCCACGCGGCCGTGATCATGGACGGCAACGGACGCTGGGCCACGGCGCGCGGCCGGCCGCGGGCGATGGGTCACCGCGCGGGCGCCGCGGCGGTGCGGCGCGTGGTGGAGGCTGCGCCGGAGCTGGGCATCGGCACGCTCACGCTGTACGCCTTCTCGGCGGACAACTGGGGGCGGCCGCCACGCGAGGTTTCCGCGCTGATGCGGCTGTTCCGTGCGTACCTGGCGGCGGAGACGCAGCGCTGCCTGGAAAGCGGGGTGCGCATGAGCGTGATCGGGCGGCGCGACAGGCTGCCGGGCGTGCTCGTCCGCTCCATCGCCGCAGCGGAGGAAGACACCGCCGTGGGCACCCGCCTGCACCTCCGCCTAGCGCTGGACTACTCCGCGCGCGACGCCATCGTCCGCGCCGCATCTCTCGCACTCGCATCTGCATCCACGTCTCGCGGCGCATCTGCCGGTTACCTCGCATCTCCCGCATCCGCTGATCCCGTTCGATCCATCGAATCCGGCGGATCGCGGTGGATGGGCGGCCGTTCATCTACCGGAAACGTGGGGGAGATCGGGACGGGGGATGCAGACGCGGTCGCGCGGGCGGAGTTCGCGCGGCGGCTCGGCGCGGCGATGCACGCGGGGGAGCCGGCCCCGGACGTGGACCTGCTGATCCGCACGGGCGGCGAGCAGCGGCTGAGCGACTTCCTGCTCTGGGAGTGCGCGTATGCCGAGCTGCTCTTCTCGCCGCGCATGTGGCCGGACTTCGACGCCGACGCGCTCGCTGAGGCCGTCGCGGAGTTCCGCGGCCGCGAGCGCCGCTTCGGCCGCGTCCCCACCGCCGCCGCAGGCTGA